Below is a window of Corallococcus silvisoli DNA.
CGTCGTTGAGGTTGATGTGCGTGACGACGGCCTTGCCCTTGAGGCTGGCGTCGTCCACCGCGAAGCCGTGGTTCTGCGCGGTGATCTCCACCTTGCCGGTGGTCAGGTCCTTCACGGGCTGGTTGCCGCCGCGGTGGCCGAACTTCATCTTGTACGTCCGGCCGCCCAGCGCCAGCGCCATGATCTGATGCCCCAGGCAGATGCCGAACACCGGCACCTTGCCCAGCAGCGCCGCCACGGTGCGGTCCGCGCCCTTCACCGCGGCCGGGTCGCCCGGGCCGTTGGCCAGGAAGACGCCGTGCGGCCCGCGCGCCAGCACCTGCTCCGCGGTGGTGTTCGACGGCACCACCGTCACGCGGCAGCCCACGTCCACCAGGTACTGGAGCATGGAGCGCTTGAGGCCGTAGTCGTAGGCCACCACGTCGTACTTCAGCTCCGGCTCCGGGCGCTTGTCCCCCAGGGCGAGGAACACATCCGGCGACGGCGTGGTGAAGACGTACGGCTCCTTGCAGGAGACGCCCGTCGCCAGGTCCAGGCCCTCCATTCCGGTGGCCGCGCGGGCGCGCTCGGACAGCGCCGCGGCGGAGACGTTCTCCGTGGAGATGATGCCCGTCTGCGCGCCGTGCGTGCGCAGGTGGCGCACCAGCCGGCGGGTGTCCACGCCTTCGATGCCCACGCGCCCGTGGCGCGCCAGGTACGCGTCCAGCGTCTCCTCCGAGCGCCAGTTGGACGGCGTCCGCGTCAGCGAGCGCACCACCATGCCCACCGCGTGCGGCTGCCCCGCCTCCTCATCCGCCCCATTCGCCCCGATGTTGCCCATCTCCGGGTACGCCATGGTGACGATCTGCCCCACGTATGAGGGATCCGTGAGGATCTCCTGATAGCCGTACATGGACGTGTTGAAGACCACCTCACCCACCGTCTCGCCGGACGCGCCAAAGGCGCGCCCCTCGAACGTGGTGCCATCCGCCAGTGCGAGCACCGCCCGCTTCGTCATCACCGCGACTCCTTGAGCTGACCGTCCTCGAACACACACCGGCCACCCACCCACGTCTGCGCCACGCGACCCTTCAGCGTGCGCCCGTGGAAGGGCGTGTTGCGACTGCGGGAATAGAACCGGTGGGCATCCACCGTCCACTCCTCCCCAGGGGACACGACCGTGATGTCCGCTGGGGCTCCAGGCGCCAGGTGACCGCCTGGCAGGCCGAATACCCTCGCCGGCCCCTCCGACAACAGCTCCACCGCCCTGCGCGGGGTGAGCACCCCCTCATGCACCAGGGCCAGCGTCAATCCCAGCGCCGTCTCCAGGCCGACGATGCCGTTGATGCCCTTCTCGAACTCCACCAGCTTGTCGGACACGCCGTGCGGCGCGTGGTCCGTGG
It encodes the following:
- the carA gene encoding glutamine-hydrolyzing carbamoyl-phosphate synthase small subunit, which produces MTKRAVLALADGTTFEGRAFGASGETVGEVVFNTSMYGYQEILTDPSYVGQIVTMAYPEMGNIGANGADEEAGQPHAVGMVVRSLTRTPSNWRSEETLDAYLARHGRVGIEGVDTRRLVRHLRTHGAQTGIISTENVSAAALSERARAATGMEGLDLATGVSCKEPYVFTTPSPDVFLALGDKRPEPELKYDVVAYDYGLKRSMLQYLVDVGCRVTVVPSNTTAEQVLARGPHGVFLANGPGDPAAVKGADRTVAALLGKVPVFGICLGHQIMALALGGRTYKMKFGHRGGNQPVKDLTTGKVEITAQNHGFAVDDASLKGKAVVTHINLNDGTVEGLAVPDARAFSVQYHPEASPGPHDARYLFSRFATLMAGS